The segment CGGACGATGGCCAGCCAGATGGCCACCGCCATCTTCGACCAGGTCGTCGCCGAGATCGACGCGACCGACCGCTCGGCCACCCTGCGGGCCGTCGGCACGACCATGAAGTTCGACGGCTTCCTTCGCCTCTATCGCGAGGGCCGCGACGACGCCTCGGAAGACGACGAGGAGAGCGGCGCCTTGCCCCCCCT is part of the Bremerella sp. JC817 genome and harbors:
- a CDS encoding DNA topoisomerase, whose protein sequence is MASQMATAIFDQVVAEIDATDRSATLRAVGTTMKFDGFLRLYREGRDDASEDDEESGALPPLSEGEAVDLSDILPAQHFTEPPPRFTEASLVKRMEELGIGRPSTYASIISILQDR